In Rattus rattus isolate New Zealand chromosome 9, Rrattus_CSIRO_v1, whole genome shotgun sequence, a genomic segment contains:
- the Slc16a3 gene encoding monocarboxylate transporter 4 yields the protein MGGAVVDEGPTGIKAPDGGWGWAVLFGCFIITGFSYAFPKAVSVFFKELMHEFGIGYSDTAWISSILLAMLYGTGPLCSMCVNRFGCRPVMLVGGLFASLGMVAASFCRSITQIYLTTGVITGLGLALNFQPSLIMLNRYFNKRRPMANGLAAAGSPVFLCALSPLGQLLQDHYGWRGGFLILGGLLLNCCVCAALMRPLVAPQASGGAEPQGPQRPSPRLLDLSVFRDRGFLIYAVAASIMVLGLFVPPVFVVSYAKDMGVPDTKAAFLLTILGFIDIFARPTAGFITGLKKVRPYSVYLFSFAMFFNGFTDLTGSTASDYGGLVVFCIFFGISYGMVGALQFEVLMAIVGTQKFSSAIGLVLLLEAVAVLIGPPSGGKLLDATKVYKYVFILAGAEVLTSSLVLLLGNFFCIGKRKRPEVTKPEEVASEEEKLHKPPVDVRVDSREVEHFLKAEPEKNGEVVHTPETSV from the exons ATGGGAGGAGCTGTGGTGGACGAGGGTCCCACCGGCATCAAGGCCCCCgatgggggctggggctgggccgTCCTCTTTGGCTGTTTCATCATCACGGGCTTCTCCTATGCCTTCCCCAAAGCGGTCAGTGTTTTTTTCAAGGAGCTCATGCATGAGTTTGGGATTGGCTACAGCGACACAGCTTGGATCTCCTCCATCCTGCTGGCTATGCTGTATGGCACAG GCCCACTCTGCAGTATGTGTGTGAACCGCTTTGGCTGCCGGCCCGTCATGCTTGTGGGTGGCCTCTTTGCGTCCCTGGGGATGGTGGCTGCATCCTTCTGCAGAAGCATTACCCAGATCTACCTCACCACAGGGGTCATCACTG GCTTGGGTCTGGCTCTCAACTTCCAGCCCTCCCTCATCATGCTCAATCGATACTTCAACAAGCGCCGCCCTATGGCCAATGGGCTGGCAGCAGCGGGCAGTCCCGTGTTCCTTTGTGCACTGTCTCCACTGGGGCAGCTGCTGCAGGACCACTATGGCTGGCGGGGTGGCTTCCTCATCCTGGGGGGCCTGCTGCTCAACTGCTGCGTGTGTGCTGCACTCATGAGACCACTGGTAGCACCCCAGGCGAGTGGAGGGGCTGAGCCCCAGGGGCCCCAGCGGCCGTCTCCGCGCCTGCTAGACCTGAGTGTCTTCCGAGACCGTGGCTTCCTCATTTATGCTGTGGCTGCCTCAATCATGGTGCTGGGGCTCTTTGTGCCTCCGGTCTTTGTGGTGAGCTATGCTAAGGATATGGGTGTGCCTGACACAAAGGCCGCCTTCCTTCTCACCATCCTGGGCTTCATCGACATCTTTGCCAGGCCCACGGCTGGTTTCATAACAGGGCTCAAGAAGGTGCGGCCCTACTCTGTCTACCTCTTCAGCTTTGCCATGTTCTTCAATGGCTTCACTGACCTGACAGGCTCCACGGCCAGTGACTACGGTGGCCTGGTGGTCTTTTGCATCTTCTTTGGCATCTCGTATGGCATGGTGGGAGCGCTACAGTTTGAGGTGCTCATGGCTATCGTGGGCACTCAAAAGTTCTCCAGTGCCATTGGTCTCGTGCTGCTGTTAGAGGCTGTGGCTGTGCTCATCGGACCCCCGTCAGGAG GCAAGCTGCTGGACGCAACGAAAGTTTACAAGTATGTGTTCATCCTGGCGGGGGCTGAGGTGCTCACCTCCTCCCTTGTGCTGCTGCTGGGCAACTTCTTCTGCATCGGGAAGAGGAAGAGGCCCGAGGTGACAAAGCCTGAGGAGGTGGCCTCAGAGGAGGAGAAGCTCCACAAGCCCCCTGTGGACGTGAGGGTGGACTCGAGGGAGGTGGAGCACTTCCTGAAGGCAGAGCCTGAGAAAAACGGGGAGGTGGTTCATACCCCGGAAACCAGCGTGTGA